From a region of the Brevibacterium siliguriense genome:
- a CDS encoding GntR family transcriptional regulator has protein sequence MTKFHAIRDQLLDRLEGMAAGEQFPPERQLAETLGISRMTLRRAIDELVAKGMVRRRHGTGVFALGPKLDQPLAASSFTEDMIARGMRPGSHILSFDTAPAGAHIARRLHIAEGDRVIAILRLRLADDEPIALEELHVPSALVPGLSADDLENQSFYELLRRNFGISLNHSVQTIEPTLLDAGEAQHLGVDELSPALLFERISRGADDRPFEFVRSVYRGDRYKVRTELTIPAPPVTSLTVPADADPTTDAAPTSTVPAHTGGEQP, from the coding sequence GTGACGAAATTCCATGCGATCCGCGACCAGCTCCTCGACCGACTCGAGGGCATGGCCGCCGGTGAGCAGTTCCCGCCAGAACGACAGCTCGCCGAGACCCTGGGCATCTCGCGGATGACCCTGCGCCGAGCCATCGACGAACTCGTCGCCAAGGGCATGGTCCGCAGACGTCACGGCACGGGCGTGTTCGCCCTCGGCCCGAAACTCGACCAGCCGCTGGCAGCAAGCTCCTTCACCGAAGACATGATCGCCCGCGGAATGCGCCCCGGGTCCCATATCCTCAGCTTCGACACCGCTCCGGCAGGTGCTCATATCGCCCGGAGACTCCACATCGCTGAAGGTGATCGGGTCATTGCGATCCTGCGTCTGCGCCTGGCCGATGACGAACCGATCGCCCTTGAAGAACTCCACGTCCCCTCAGCCCTCGTCCCGGGGCTGAGCGCCGACGACCTCGAGAACCAGTCCTTCTACGAACTGCTGCGCCGCAACTTCGGCATCAGCCTCAACCACAGCGTGCAGACGATCGAACCGACCCTCCTCGACGCAGGCGAAGCTCAACACCTCGGCGTCGACGAACTCTCACCGGCACTGCTGTTCGAGCGCATCTCCCGCGGCGCCGACGACCGGCCATTCGAATTCGTCCGCTCCGTCTACCGCGGCGACCGGTACAAGGTCCGCACCGAACTCACCATCCCCGCCCCGCCGGTCACCAGTCTGACGGTTCCAGCCGACGCCGACCCCACCACAGACGCCGCTCCCACATCCACAGTCCCCGCACACACAGGAGGAGAGCAGCCATGA
- a CDS encoding sodium:solute symporter — protein sequence MQIIDLLVIIAYLVATAWLGLALSGKQSSLKGYFLGGRDLPWWAVCLSVVATETSALTVIGIPVMSYLGDLNYLQLGLGYILGRVIVAYFMLPRYYDGEMITAYAYLGKRFGQSTQTTAGVTFLFTRLLADGIRVLAAAIPLKVILDGLGIHTNYFVIIVVLSLVTIVYTFIGGIKAVVWVDVAQMILYVLGGILAIIIISASIGGGWFAEAVEAGKTNIFVFEGNPISADTSFIPSVLGGAVFAMASHGSDQLIVQRLLSCRSKIEAQKALITSGFVVVVQFAIFLLVGLALWAYYDHALPADLGLTRDDEIFPLFIIEGLPTGISGLMLAGILAAAMSTLSSSLSALSSSTVNDVYAKFKRTPMTDEQGFKVGRWATIGWGIAFILPATVFESDSGNIVILALGIAGITYGGLLGAFVFGIVNKRARAVDANIAFALAVAVNAFFFVMEKYVTGEVWVAWQWYPLLGIIVTFIVGGLLGLRHKTKVVEEPTTPAEAEGSTRP from the coding sequence ATGCAGATCATCGACCTCCTGGTGATCATCGCCTATCTCGTCGCGACGGCGTGGCTGGGACTGGCGCTGAGCGGAAAGCAGAGCAGCCTCAAGGGCTACTTCCTCGGCGGGCGCGACCTGCCGTGGTGGGCCGTCTGCCTGTCCGTCGTCGCCACTGAGACGAGCGCACTCACCGTCATCGGCATCCCCGTCATGAGCTACCTCGGCGACCTCAACTACCTGCAGCTGGGACTCGGCTACATCCTCGGCCGCGTCATCGTCGCCTACTTCATGCTGCCGCGCTACTACGACGGTGAGATGATCACCGCCTACGCCTACCTCGGCAAACGCTTCGGCCAGTCGACGCAGACCACGGCCGGCGTGACGTTCCTCTTCACCCGACTGCTCGCCGACGGCATCCGCGTGCTCGCCGCGGCCATCCCGCTCAAGGTCATCCTCGACGGGCTCGGCATCCACACGAACTACTTCGTCATCATCGTCGTCCTCTCGCTGGTCACGATCGTGTACACGTTCATCGGCGGTATCAAGGCCGTGGTCTGGGTCGACGTGGCACAGATGATCCTCTACGTCCTCGGCGGGATCCTCGCGATCATCATCATCTCCGCATCGATCGGCGGTGGCTGGTTCGCCGAGGCGGTCGAAGCCGGAAAGACGAATATCTTCGTCTTCGAGGGCAATCCGATCTCTGCAGACACCTCGTTCATTCCCTCGGTGCTCGGCGGTGCCGTGTTCGCCATGGCCTCGCACGGGTCCGATCAGCTCATCGTTCAGCGGCTGCTGTCGTGCCGGTCGAAGATCGAGGCGCAGAAGGCCCTCATCACCTCGGGCTTCGTCGTGGTCGTTCAGTTCGCGATCTTCCTCCTCGTCGGACTGGCGCTGTGGGCGTACTACGATCACGCGCTGCCGGCAGACCTCGGTCTGACCCGCGACGACGAGATCTTCCCGCTGTTCATCATCGAAGGCCTGCCCACGGGAATCTCCGGACTGATGCTGGCCGGCATCCTCGCCGCCGCGATGTCGACGCTGTCCTCGTCGCTGTCGGCCCTGTCGTCATCGACGGTCAACGACGTGTACGCGAAGTTCAAACGCACCCCGATGACCGACGAGCAGGGATTCAAGGTCGGCCGCTGGGCGACGATCGGCTGGGGCATCGCGTTCATCCTGCCCGCTACGGTCTTCGAATCCGACTCCGGCAACATCGTCATCCTCGCACTCGGCATCGCCGGAATCACCTACGGCGGTCTGCTCGGTGCCTTCGTCTTCGGCATCGTCAACAAACGGGCCCGGGCCGTCGATGCGAACATCGCCTTCGCCCTCGCCGTGGCCGTCAACGCGTTCTTCTTCGTCATGGAGAAGTACGTCACCGGAGAGGTATGGGTGGCGTGGCAGTGGTACCCGCTGCTCGGCATCATCGTCACCTTCATCGTCGGCGGCCTGCTCGGCCTGCGCCACAAGACGAAGGTCGTCGAAGAGCCCACCACCCCCGCCGAGGCGGAAGGAAGCACCCGTCCATGA
- the murQ gene encoding N-acetylmuramic acid 6-phosphate etherase produces MTSFQRPLSPTEQRNPASSGLDDLDTLGVLRVLNTEDRAVIDAVAAALPQLAELVDIAAERMRRGGRVHYFGAGTSGRLGVLDASELLPTFNLEPGRVIGHIAGGQAALVNAVENAEDSGADGSAAGAELGPDDVAIGIAASGSTPYVGGALDAARANGAHTVLISNNPHASLAEKADDHIVLDTGPEVITGSTRLKAGTAQKLTLNGFSTALMVALGRTWDNLMVSVVATNAKLRERTVRILREAADLGDADARALLESCDGDLKTAIVVSFTEAAPALAGSTLETHDGSVRAAIAELVGTRAHSEAGQASGADDAGPGTVGT; encoded by the coding sequence ATGACCTCCTTCCAGCGTCCCCTGTCGCCGACCGAGCAACGCAATCCCGCCAGCTCCGGACTCGATGACCTCGACACCCTCGGGGTGCTGCGGGTCCTCAACACCGAAGACCGCGCCGTCATCGATGCGGTCGCCGCCGCCCTGCCGCAGCTGGCCGAACTCGTCGACATCGCGGCGGAACGAATGCGCCGAGGCGGCCGTGTCCACTACTTCGGTGCGGGCACCTCGGGGCGGTTGGGTGTCCTCGACGCGAGCGAACTGCTGCCGACGTTCAACCTCGAGCCGGGCCGGGTCATCGGACATATCGCCGGAGGTCAGGCGGCGTTGGTCAACGCCGTCGAGAACGCCGAGGACTCCGGTGCTGACGGATCTGCGGCTGGTGCGGAGCTCGGACCCGATGACGTGGCCATCGGCATCGCAGCGAGCGGGTCGACCCCGTACGTCGGCGGGGCGCTCGATGCGGCACGGGCGAACGGCGCCCACACGGTGCTCATCTCGAACAATCCGCACGCCTCCCTGGCCGAAAAGGCCGATGACCATATCGTGCTCGACACCGGTCCCGAGGTGATCACCGGATCCACCCGCCTCAAAGCCGGCACCGCGCAGAAGCTCACCCTCAACGGGTTCTCGACCGCGCTCATGGTCGCCCTCGGCCGCACCTGGGATAACCTCATGGTCTCGGTCGTCGCGACGAACGCGAAGCTGCGCGAACGCACCGTGCGCATCCTCCGCGAAGCAGCCGACCTGGGCGATGCCGACGCGCGGGCTCTGCTCGAGAGCTGCGACGGCGATCTCAAGACCGCCATCGTCGTCTCCTTCACCGAGGCGGCCCCCGCCCTGGCCGGGTCGACCTTGGAGACCCATGACGGATCGGTCAGGGCCGCGATCGCCGAACTCGTCGGAACACGTGCGCACTCCGAAGCTGGTCAGGCCTCCGGGGCGGACGACGCCGGCCCGGGTACCGTGGGCACATGA
- a CDS encoding BadF/BadG/BcrA/BcrD ATPase family protein produces the protein MSQILGIDIGGTGSRAALGESDDSGSVPRIVEQLIGPRIEIGSNGSTVLDVVREVVTSAAETWHERFSEVSGIGIGATGIASLAEDPSVVLAEISAELGVPAVAAIDAVTAHLGALGGTGGAITVLGTGAIAIAHPGPDASGRWSDNWSRADGWGHLFGDRGGGAWLGRQGLELALRTHDGLDERGRALLEAGTRRFGPSTSWPGQFYTRNDRAGLLAEFAVDIAEAARAGDAASADLLRSAGEEAARSALAASRTAHRIDASSTSAPADGTPPSAAASADYRSADEPVRIALTGGLAAAGDHLVEGFRTETGHLDPNATIVEPAGGPLVGALTLGRLGAGGKLSAQDRVIWT, from the coding sequence ATGAGCCAGATCCTCGGCATCGACATCGGCGGCACCGGCAGCCGGGCCGCGCTCGGCGAGAGCGATGATTCGGGTTCCGTCCCGCGCATCGTCGAGCAGCTCATCGGCCCGCGCATCGAGATCGGGTCGAACGGCAGCACTGTCCTCGACGTGGTCCGCGAGGTCGTGACCTCGGCCGCGGAGACATGGCACGAACGGTTCTCCGAAGTCAGTGGAATCGGCATCGGTGCGACCGGCATCGCCTCCCTCGCCGAAGATCCTTCCGTTGTCCTGGCGGAGATCTCGGCCGAGCTCGGGGTGCCGGCGGTCGCGGCCATCGATGCCGTCACCGCCCACCTCGGCGCTCTCGGTGGGACCGGCGGGGCAATTACCGTGCTCGGTACGGGAGCGATCGCCATCGCTCACCCGGGGCCGGACGCTTCGGGCAGATGGTCGGACAATTGGTCACGCGCAGATGGCTGGGGGCACCTCTTCGGCGATCGCGGGGGAGGAGCCTGGCTCGGCCGTCAGGGCCTCGAACTCGCTCTGCGCACTCATGACGGACTCGACGAACGAGGGCGTGCGCTGCTCGAAGCGGGCACTCGACGTTTCGGACCATCCACCTCGTGGCCGGGTCAGTTCTATACCCGCAACGATCGGGCCGGACTGCTCGCCGAATTCGCCGTCGACATCGCCGAAGCGGCTCGCGCCGGCGACGCAGCGTCGGCCGACCTGCTCCGCAGCGCCGGTGAGGAGGCCGCGCGCAGTGCGCTCGCTGCAAGTCGAACTGCCCACCGAATCGACGCTTCGTCGACGTCGGCCCCTGCCGACGGCACCCCGCCTTCTGCTGCCGCATCTGCAGACTATCGAAGTGCAGATGAACCCGTGCGCATCGCTCTCACCGGGGGACTCGCAGCTGCGGGAGACCATCTCGTTGAGGGATTCCGCACCGAAACCGGACACCTGGACCCGAACGCCACCATCGTCGAACCCGCAGGCGGACCCCTCGTCGGGGCACTCACTCTCGGCCGCCTCGGTGCCGGTGGGAAGCTGAGCGCGCAGGACAGGGTCATCTGGACCTGA
- a CDS encoding GNAT family N-acetyltransferase, whose translation MAHTVRPPEPADAAAMARVHVDTWSETYRGIMPNELLDAPDLLDRRQRMWTQILAEAAPSKFTCVVAESDGRLVGIAMSGPPESGENPNDDNGLEHEPSRAACPEDRHLYVLYAYQSMHGTGVGQDLLDAVVDPTATTALWVADPNPRAQAFYSKNGFISDGTIKTDEYDGVREMRMVRQAED comes from the coding sequence ATGGCCCACACAGTCCGCCCGCCTGAGCCCGCCGATGCCGCAGCCATGGCCCGCGTCCATGTCGACACCTGGAGTGAGACCTACCGCGGGATCATGCCCAACGAACTCCTCGACGCTCCCGATCTCCTCGACCGCAGGCAGCGTATGTGGACGCAGATCCTCGCCGAGGCGGCCCCATCGAAATTCACCTGCGTCGTCGCCGAATCCGATGGCCGGTTGGTCGGCATCGCCATGTCCGGACCGCCGGAAAGCGGCGAAAACCCGAATGACGATAACGGCCTCGAGCACGAGCCGAGCCGGGCAGCCTGTCCCGAGGATCGGCACCTCTATGTCCTCTACGCCTATCAGTCCATGCACGGCACAGGCGTCGGCCAGGACCTGCTCGACGCCGTCGTCGATCCGACTGCGACGACCGCGCTGTGGGTAGCCGATCCGAATCCCCGTGCCCAGGCGTTCTATTCGAAGAACGGCTTCATCTCCGACGGCACCATCAAGACCGACGAGTACGACGGAGTACGCGAAATGCGGATGGTGCGCCAAGCAGAGGATTGA
- a CDS encoding FAD-dependent oxidoreductase: MADTATDIDSKHATGHDVEHVDCIISGGGPAGIVAGLLLARGGVKVVVLEKHEDFFRDFRGDTIHPSTLRLLDELGLYHRFVRITHRKVNNISLVDRQGEEFVLGDLSRLNTPHPFMTIAPQWDFLNLLAEAGADEEGFDLRMGTEMTSLIWDGDRVVGVRAQETVHTDAHQAARAADHTADRTVDGVVEFRAPLVVAADGRWSRAREEAGLSVRELHSGIDVWWFRIDTEAELPDSVAPRSHGAGVFVAIPRDGHVQIARLIPKGADARLRAEGVEALRRSVAETFPALAEDVDAINLDDVKLLDVRRNEAPRWFIDGLLCIGDAVHAMSPLGGVGVNLAVQDGTAVARLLAEQLRVGAVSKAQLRRVQRRRLLTTKVVELLQSGIHRMIEPVIYNGGDIHPPAPLEWLLRTFPALTAMPAHILGMGVTAEHAPDFARRNPAKV, translated from the coding sequence ATGGCCGACACCGCAACTGACATCGACAGCAAGCACGCCACCGGACACGACGTCGAACACGTCGACTGCATCATCAGCGGGGGCGGCCCCGCGGGGATCGTCGCCGGTCTCCTGCTCGCCCGCGGCGGGGTGAAGGTCGTGGTGCTCGAGAAGCACGAGGACTTCTTCCGCGACTTCCGCGGCGACACCATCCATCCCTCGACCCTGCGACTGCTCGACGAACTCGGGCTCTACCACCGTTTCGTGCGGATCACCCATCGCAAGGTGAACAACATCAGTCTCGTCGACAGACAAGGGGAGGAATTCGTCCTCGGTGACCTGTCACGTCTGAATACCCCGCATCCATTCATGACCATCGCCCCGCAGTGGGACTTCCTCAACCTTCTCGCCGAGGCGGGGGCCGACGAAGAGGGATTCGACCTGCGTATGGGCACCGAGATGACCTCCCTTATCTGGGACGGCGACCGCGTGGTCGGCGTCCGCGCTCAGGAGACTGTCCACACGGATGCCCACCAAGCCGCCCGCGCGGCCGATCACACGGCTGATCGCACAGTCGACGGCGTGGTCGAATTCCGCGCTCCTCTCGTCGTCGCTGCCGACGGGCGGTGGTCGAGGGCCCGCGAAGAGGCGGGACTTTCGGTCCGCGAACTCCACTCCGGGATCGACGTGTGGTGGTTCCGGATCGACACCGAGGCCGAGCTGCCTGACTCCGTCGCGCCTCGTTCCCACGGAGCAGGCGTCTTCGTTGCAATTCCCCGCGACGGGCACGTGCAGATCGCCCGACTCATACCGAAGGGGGCGGACGCGAGACTTCGGGCTGAGGGCGTCGAGGCGCTTCGCCGCTCTGTGGCTGAGACGTTCCCCGCGCTTGCCGAGGACGTCGACGCGATCAACCTCGATGACGTGAAGCTGCTCGACGTCCGTAGGAACGAGGCGCCGAGGTGGTTCATCGACGGCTTGCTGTGCATCGGCGATGCGGTGCACGCGATGAGTCCGCTCGGCGGGGTCGGCGTCAACCTCGCCGTTCAGGACGGAACGGCCGTTGCTCGACTGCTGGCGGAACAGCTGCGCGTCGGCGCCGTCTCGAAAGCTCAGCTCCGACGTGTACAGCGCCGGCGGCTGCTGACGACCAAAGTCGTCGAACTTCTGCAATCGGGAATCCACCGGATGATCGAACCCGTCATCTACAACGGTGGAGACATCCATCCGCCCGCACCCTTGGAGTGGCTGCTCAGGACTTTCCCGGCTCTCACAGCGATGCCAGCGCACATTCTGGGTATGGGTGTCACTGCCGAACACGCCCCGGACTTCGCACGCCGGAATCCGGCGAAAGTCTGA
- a CDS encoding PH domain-containing protein, which yields MSSLTDPQVENHLISEEGEVIVDEVRRHPLAFVTPTLIILLGLAVAALSFVIPPEFATIPLGIGCVVMLFGVYRALFVHMDRFVITNMRVFRIHGIFTQHKATMPMARILDISVHKPLMGRIFRYGHFVFESAAQDQGLRDIRYVGRPDERDLTIQTVIQRSGLRATIKSFNSGAEDDDDDDSTVDDLLTDEDLTAHDSHAESGELSERVFDTGAESTVDTEEWNTMELDVGYRDAASEEFRVGSALPVFEDSISAAAGEWELRWPERNRMQAATELMHAHRRLITDLDEKLRPLGLTYARYEILLLLFFESSGALPLVELTDRLQVEASSSFHSVRWLEENCLIERTLEPGDDGEVVAELTPKGRALTDRASHLVADIRFGLGTMSTSECHQLTALLSRQRRATE from the coding sequence TTGAGTTCGCTGACCGACCCACAGGTCGAGAACCACCTCATCAGCGAAGAAGGTGAGGTCATCGTCGACGAAGTGCGGCGTCACCCGCTTGCCTTCGTCACTCCCACGCTCATCATCCTCCTGGGGCTGGCAGTCGCTGCCCTGTCCTTCGTCATTCCGCCCGAGTTCGCCACGATCCCTTTGGGCATCGGCTGCGTCGTCATGCTCTTCGGCGTCTACCGCGCGCTCTTCGTGCATATGGACCGCTTCGTCATCACTAACATGCGAGTGTTCCGGATTCATGGGATCTTCACACAGCACAAGGCAACGATGCCGATGGCGCGAATCCTCGACATCTCAGTGCACAAACCACTCATGGGTCGGATCTTCCGTTACGGTCACTTCGTCTTCGAATCGGCCGCCCAAGACCAGGGACTGCGCGACATCAGATACGTCGGTCGGCCCGACGAACGGGATCTGACCATCCAGACGGTCATCCAGCGTTCCGGCCTGCGGGCGACCATCAAATCCTTCAATTCCGGGGCCGAGGACGATGATGACGACGACAGCACAGTCGATGACCTCCTGACCGATGAGGACCTCACTGCTCACGACTCTCACGCAGAGAGCGGCGAGTTGAGCGAGCGCGTCTTCGACACCGGCGCCGAATCGACGGTCGACACCGAAGAGTGGAACACGATGGAACTCGACGTCGGCTACCGCGATGCCGCGTCCGAAGAATTCAGAGTCGGTAGTGCGCTGCCTGTCTTCGAGGACTCCATCTCAGCTGCAGCAGGCGAATGGGAGCTGCGCTGGCCGGAACGCAACCGGATGCAGGCCGCCACTGAACTCATGCACGCCCATCGACGCCTCATCACCGATCTCGATGAGAAGCTGCGCCCTCTGGGCCTGACCTACGCAAGGTACGAGATCCTGCTCCTTCTGTTTTTCGAGTCCAGCGGAGCCCTGCCCCTCGTCGAACTCACCGACCGGCTGCAGGTCGAAGCCAGCTCGTCCTTCCACTCGGTGAGGTGGCTTGAGGAGAACTGCCTCATCGAAAGGACCCTGGAACCCGGAGACGACGGAGAGGTCGTCGCCGAGCTCACCCCGAAGGGACGTGCCTTGACCGACCGGGCCAGCCACCTCGTCGCAGATATCCGCTTCGGACTGGGCACGATGTCCACGTCCGAATGCCACCAGCTGACGGCTCTGCTGTCCCGGCAACGCAGAGCCACGGAGTGA